One genomic segment of Cinclus cinclus chromosome 31, bCinCin1.1, whole genome shotgun sequence includes these proteins:
- the PEX11B gene encoding peroxisomal membrane protein 11B isoform X2, producing the protein MEAWVRFSAQSQARERLLRAAQYACALAGAALSRSGNGFGGSSGTLNRLQHLEAHLSLGRKLLRLGGSAEALAGAQRSLHLPDPVLRFCLTLSHLNRALFLACDNILWAGKTGILPGLAMDKWSQRSFRYYLFALVVNLSRDAYEVRVLLERAEAARKRGKSPENRPQLQADGRIQRLRLQLQLQLQLLLQVLRDNPPLLLDLLRNACDLVIPLEKLGLCRSSPGIVGFCGLTSSMLSILTILHPWLKLKP; encoded by the exons ATGGAGGCCTGGGTGCGCTTCAGCGCCCAGAGCCAGGCCCGGGAGCGCCTCCTCAG GGCCGCCCAGTACGCCTGTGCCTTGGCTGGGGCCGCGCTGAGCCGCTCCGGGAACGGCTTCGGGGGCAGCTCCGGGACCCTGAAccgcctccagcacctggaggcTCATCTGAGCCTGGGCCGCAAGC TGCTGCGCCTGGGGGGCTCAGCCgaggccctggcaggggcccAGCGCTCGCTGCACCTACCTGACCCTGTCCTGCGCTTCTGCCTCACCCTGTCCCACCTGAACCGTGCCCTCTTCCTGGCCTGTGACAACATCTTGTGGGCTGGGAAAACCGGGATCCTGCCTGGCCTTGCCATGGACAAGTGGAGCCAGAGGTCCTTCAG gTATTACCTGTTTGCTCTGGTGGTGAACTTGAGCCGGGATGCCTACGAGGTCCGGGTGCTGCTGGAGCGTGCGGAGGCAGCCAGAAAGCGTGGGAAGAGCCCAGAAAACAggccccagctccaggctgatgGCAGGATCCAGCGTCTCCGGctacagctgcagctccagctgcagctcctgctccaggtgctccGGGACAACCCCCCACTACTGCTGGACCTGCTGCGGAATGCCTGTGACCTGGTGATCCCGCTGGAAAAGCTGGGGCTGTGCCGGAGCAGCCCAGGAATTGTGGGATTCTGTGGCCTCACCTCCTCCATGCTCTCCATCCTCACCATCCTCCACCCCTGGCTCAAACTGAAACCGTAG
- the PEX11B gene encoding peroxisomal membrane protein 11B isoform X1, producing the protein MPSSPEKGSPRLRGGVPSAPCPPDSLVVPRAAQYACALAGAALSRSGNGFGGSSGTLNRLQHLEAHLSLGRKLLRLGGSAEALAGAQRSLHLPDPVLRFCLTLSHLNRALFLACDNILWAGKTGILPGLAMDKWSQRSFRYYLFALVVNLSRDAYEVRVLLERAEAARKRGKSPENRPQLQADGRIQRLRLQLQLQLQLLLQVLRDNPPLLLDLLRNACDLVIPLEKLGLCRSSPGIVGFCGLTSSMLSILTILHPWLKLKP; encoded by the exons ATGCCTTCGAGCCCCGAAAAGGGGAGTCCGAGGCTCCGGGGTGGTGTCCCCAGTGCTCCGTGCCCCCCTGACTCCCTCGTTGTCCCCAGGGCCGCCCAGTACGCCTGTGCCTTGGCTGGGGCCGCGCTGAGCCGCTCCGGGAACGGCTTCGGGGGCAGCTCCGGGACCCTGAAccgcctccagcacctggaggcTCATCTGAGCCTGGGCCGCAAGC TGCTGCGCCTGGGGGGCTCAGCCgaggccctggcaggggcccAGCGCTCGCTGCACCTACCTGACCCTGTCCTGCGCTTCTGCCTCACCCTGTCCCACCTGAACCGTGCCCTCTTCCTGGCCTGTGACAACATCTTGTGGGCTGGGAAAACCGGGATCCTGCCTGGCCTTGCCATGGACAAGTGGAGCCAGAGGTCCTTCAG gTATTACCTGTTTGCTCTGGTGGTGAACTTGAGCCGGGATGCCTACGAGGTCCGGGTGCTGCTGGAGCGTGCGGAGGCAGCCAGAAAGCGTGGGAAGAGCCCAGAAAACAggccccagctccaggctgatgGCAGGATCCAGCGTCTCCGGctacagctgcagctccagctgcagctcctgctccaggtgctccGGGACAACCCCCCACTACTGCTGGACCTGCTGCGGAATGCCTGTGACCTGGTGATCCCGCTGGAAAAGCTGGGGCTGTGCCGGAGCAGCCCAGGAATTGTGGGATTCTGTGGCCTCACCTCCTCCATGCTCTCCATCCTCACCATCCTCCACCCCTGGCTCAAACTGAAACCGTAG